A genomic segment from Nitrospira sp. MA-1 encodes:
- a CDS encoding secondary thiamine-phosphate synthase enzyme YjbQ — MSVITHSLNISMTGDSNIENLTGHIQRILAESGLQGGILTLFVQHTTASVMIIEDEPGIRADTKKFWNRTIPADPHLEHNTRNAGEDNGHSHLRGQLQGPSLTIPFVNGALTLGTWQQVVLIDFDTRPRTRNLVLQLMGE; from the coding sequence ATGTCCGTCATCACTCACTCCCTCAACATTTCCATGACCGGCGATTCGAACATCGAGAACCTCACAGGGCACATTCAACGCATACTCGCAGAGTCCGGCCTTCAAGGTGGAATACTCACCCTCTTCGTGCAACATACGACGGCCTCGGTCATGATCATCGAAGATGAGCCAGGCATTCGTGCCGATACGAAAAAATTTTGGAACCGCACCATACCGGCTGATCCTCATTTAGAACATAATACGCGGAACGCCGGAGAAGATAACGGCCACTCCCACCTTCGCGGTCAGTTACAGGGGCCTTCGCTGACCATTCCGTTCGTGAATGGTGCCTTAACCCTGGGCACGTGGCAACAAGTCGTTTTGATCGATTTTGATACCAGACCACGAACTAGAAATCTGGTCCTCCAGCTCATGGGAGAATAG
- a CDS encoding type II toxin-antitoxin system RelE/ParE family toxin, which produces MENDGDIIFHSDAFAELKQAHTWYEEQAPGIGGLFFQEVQCAVARISETPEAWPAYSHGTRRFLLHRFPYAVVYRVQSATVQILAVMHLKRKPGYWTRRKF; this is translated from the coding sequence ATGGAAAATGATGGCGACATCATCTTCCATTCGGACGCCTTCGCTGAACTCAAACAAGCTCACACCTGGTATGAGGAACAAGCACCAGGCATAGGAGGGTTATTTTTTCAAGAAGTACAATGCGCAGTGGCTCGAATATCCGAAACCCCGGAAGCATGGCCTGCTTATTCGCACGGAACAAGGAGATTCCTTCTTCACCGGTTTCCTTATGCGGTGGTTTATAGAGTGCAATCAGCTACGGTTCAAATACTTGCCGTCATGCATCTTAAACGAAAACCAGGGTATTGGACTCGACGCAAGTTTTAA
- a CDS encoding transposase, with protein MEQRRKYSQEFKQEAVQLTKQAGGAITQVAKALGLNAAMLGRWCREAGRRGAKAFPGTGMPHDQELARLKRELALVTRERDFLKEAAAFFAKTSR; from the coding sequence ATGGAGCAACGGAGAAAGTACAGCCAAGAGTTTAAGCAGGAAGCCGTTCAACTGACCAAACAGGCCGGTGGGGCGATTACCCAAGTGGCGAAGGCTTTAGGCCTTAATGCGGCCATGTTGGGGCGGTGGTGTCGGGAGGCCGGACGGCGAGGGGCGAAAGCTTTTCCAGGCACTGGGATGCCTCACGATCAAGAGTTGGCTCGCCTCAAACGTGAATTGGCCCTGGTCACTCGCGAGCGGGATTTTTTAAAAGAGGCGGCAGCGTTCTTCGCCAAGACCTCCCGATAA
- a CDS encoding addiction module protein, translating to MRQHSQAILEQALKLPVQERAAVAQQLIQSLDPVQEAEVEQAWQEEIQQRISDLDNGVATAITWEEIQRRITHGK from the coding sequence ATGCGACAACATTCCCAAGCCATACTGGAACAAGCACTCAAGTTACCCGTCCAGGAACGGGCCGCAGTAGCCCAGCAACTCATCCAAAGCCTGGATCCCGTCCAGGAAGCCGAGGTAGAGCAGGCATGGCAGGAGGAAATTCAACAACGAATATCAGACTTGGACAATGGCGTGGCCACTGCTATTACCTGGGAAGAGATCCAACGTCGGATAACACATGGAAAATGA
- a CDS encoding DUF2283 domain-containing protein encodes MKLNYYPDTDALYIDLTEHPSVESREVSEGIVLDYDAAGNLVGIDIDNASAKVHLKELTLNKLPASVHSVAE; translated from the coding sequence ATGAAATTGAACTATTACCCAGACACCGATGCACTCTACATCGATCTGACCGAACACCCCAGCGTAGAAAGCCGGGAGGTTTCTGAGGGAATTGTCCTGGACTATGACGCTGCAGGCAATCTGGTAGGCATTGATATTGATAATGCGAGCGCCAAAGTGCATCTCAAGGAATTAACCTTGAACAAACTTCCAGCCTCCGTTCATTCCGTGGCCGAATAA
- a CDS encoding Fic family protein, whose amino-acid sequence MTYNWQQPDWPDFQYDLTTVEDALLAFAEKTGRASGLLSGIPQETQTEAIIEMMVVEALKTSEIEGEYLSRQDVLSSIRINLGLGQPGEQVRDQRAQGAAALMTDVRTRYAGPLTKATLCSWHRMIMQGSRGITVGKWRNHAEPMQVVSGPIGKPRIHFEAPPSTRVSKEMSRFITWFNDTGPQGKKDIKKPLIRSAIAHVYFESIHPFEDGNGRIGRALSEKALSQGLGRPALLSLSRAIEANRAHYYEALQKAQQSNQITPWISWFVNIALAAQQQAEEQIEFTLRKTRLFDRLQDQLNSRQMQVVRRMLEEGPSGFTGGINAKKYMAIAHTSKATATRDLQDLVAQGALTLVGGGRSTRYEINLGQ is encoded by the coding sequence ATGACCTATAACTGGCAACAACCGGACTGGCCGGACTTCCAATACGACCTTACCACCGTTGAAGACGCTTTACTGGCATTCGCCGAAAAAACAGGGAGAGCCAGCGGCCTGTTGAGCGGAATACCGCAAGAGACGCAGACGGAAGCCATCATCGAGATGATGGTCGTGGAAGCTCTCAAGACATCAGAAATTGAAGGCGAATATTTAAGTCGTCAGGATGTCCTCTCCTCCATCCGGATAAATCTGGGATTGGGACAGCCTGGCGAACAGGTGCGGGATCAACGGGCGCAAGGGGCCGCCGCGCTCATGACGGATGTACGCACCAGGTATGCCGGGCCTCTGACCAAAGCCACACTCTGTTCCTGGCACCGCATGATCATGCAGGGCAGTCGTGGCATCACCGTCGGGAAATGGCGAAACCATGCGGAGCCCATGCAGGTGGTATCCGGCCCGATCGGAAAACCCCGCATTCATTTTGAAGCCCCGCCCTCAACACGGGTTTCCAAAGAAATGTCGCGGTTCATCACCTGGTTTAATGACACCGGCCCACAGGGAAAGAAGGACATCAAAAAGCCCCTGATACGCTCCGCCATCGCCCATGTCTATTTTGAATCCATCCACCCGTTTGAGGACGGAAACGGCCGCATCGGGCGCGCCCTGTCGGAAAAAGCCTTATCGCAAGGTCTCGGGCGGCCGGCTCTGCTCAGCCTCTCTCGTGCCATTGAGGCAAACCGCGCACACTATTATGAAGCCTTGCAGAAAGCCCAACAATCCAACCAGATCACACCCTGGATAAGCTGGTTTGTGAATATCGCACTGGCTGCGCAACAGCAGGCAGAAGAGCAGATTGAATTCACCTTGCGAAAAACGAGATTGTTCGATCGACTACAAGACCAACTCAATTCACGACAGATGCAGGTGGTGCGCCGGATGTTAGAAGAAGGACCAAGCGGATTCACAGGCGGGATCAATGCCAAAAAATATATGGCCATCGCCCACACCTCCAAAGCGACAGCCACACGGGATTTACAGGACCTGGTGGCACAAGGCGCACTCACCCTGGTAGGTGGCGGCCGCAGCACACGGTATGAGATCAATCTCGGCCAATAA
- a CDS encoding HigA family addiction module antitoxin: MVKIGMRPIHPGEILLEEFLQPSDPPLNANTLAKALGVPANRITAILKGQRGITGDTALRLGTFFNTSPEFWMNLQKAYELRLAEKALPGKVRKHIQKSRESFVSV, from the coding sequence ATGGTAAAAATTGGCATGCGCCCGATACATCCGGGAGAGATATTACTGGAAGAGTTCTTACAACCTTCTGATCCCCCGCTTAACGCCAACACCCTGGCCAAGGCGCTTGGCGTACCGGCAAACCGGATCACCGCCATCCTCAAAGGACAGCGTGGAATTACCGGCGATACGGCGTTACGACTTGGGACATTTTTCAATACGTCACCTGAATTCTGGATGAACCTTCAAAAGGCCTATGAGCTACGCCTGGCTGAAAAAGCCCTGCCCGGCAAAGTCAGAAAACACATCCAGAAAAGCAGGGAATCCTTCGTGTCGGTCTAA
- a CDS encoding trypsin-like peptidase domain-containing protein, whose amino-acid sequence MRLHHIPRTIHPRQEIPRDQPYRLSTEWQGLLLPVLFVTLLLPHTAMGEAFVPKQAQSVPAQPSHLYLVAQQSLGPEELNTIAVFEKAAQSVVYITNTAVRRDIWSLNTFEVPQGSGSGFIWNRQGHIVTNYHVIYGADSIQVVLDDQSTRDARIIGVDPDHDLAVLQITGKTDTLMPLDIGNSQDLRVGQRVLAIGNPFGLDHTLTTGVVSALGRSIKSVNDRTIEGAIQTDAAINPGNSGGPLLNSAGKLIGVNTQIVSPSGAYAGIGFAVPVDIVKRIVPQLIQHGKVIRPGLGISLIPDAIAARWGIKGIVIAKVLPGSMADKAGLQGLEETANGRIRLGDVITAIDGETLRTYDDLARMLDRHNVGDRIKLGIRRNGKEHTLSLHLQAVQ is encoded by the coding sequence ATGCGTCTTCACCACATTCCCCGGACCATCCATCCTCGCCAGGAAATACCCAGAGACCAACCATACCGGCTCTCCACCGAATGGCAGGGGCTTCTCCTCCCGGTCCTGTTCGTCACGCTTCTTTTGCCACACACCGCCATGGGCGAGGCATTCGTCCCGAAACAGGCGCAATCGGTTCCTGCCCAGCCCTCGCATCTATACCTCGTCGCCCAGCAATCGCTTGGTCCAGAAGAACTCAACACCATTGCCGTCTTTGAAAAAGCGGCACAGTCGGTGGTCTACATCACCAATACGGCTGTCCGTCGGGATATCTGGTCGCTCAATACATTCGAAGTCCCGCAAGGGTCGGGATCCGGATTCATATGGAACCGGCAGGGACATATTGTTACCAATTACCACGTCATCTATGGCGCGGATTCCATACAAGTGGTGCTGGACGATCAATCCACCCGTGACGCGCGCATCATCGGGGTCGACCCTGATCATGATCTGGCCGTGCTCCAGATCACCGGCAAGACCGACACACTTATGCCGTTGGACATCGGAAATTCTCAGGACCTTCGCGTCGGTCAACGCGTATTGGCCATCGGCAATCCCTTCGGACTAGATCACACCCTCACCACCGGGGTCGTCAGTGCCCTGGGACGTTCGATTAAATCGGTGAATGACCGGACGATTGAAGGTGCCATCCAAACCGATGCGGCCATCAACCCCGGCAATTCCGGTGGACCGCTCTTAAACAGCGCAGGGAAACTCATTGGCGTCAACACCCAGATTGTCAGTCCCAGTGGAGCCTACGCGGGCATTGGCTTTGCGGTGCCGGTCGACATTGTCAAACGTATTGTCCCGCAACTCATTCAACATGGAAAAGTCATTCGTCCCGGCCTGGGCATCTCACTCATCCCGGATGCCATCGCCGCCCGCTGGGGGATCAAAGGCATCGTCATTGCCAAAGTCCTGCCGGGAAGTATGGCGGACAAGGCGGGCCTGCAAGGCTTAGAAGAAACGGCAAACGGACGGATTCGATTAGGTGACGTGATCACCGCCATTGATGGAGAGACGCTACGAACCTATGACGACCTCGCTCGCATGTTAGACCGGCACAATGTCGGAGACCGCATCAAACTCGGCATCCGACGCAACGGCAAAGAACACACGCTCTCCCTCCATCTCCAAGCCGTCCAATAA
- a CDS encoding IS3 family transposase: MIQRCRTMFPLRLMCRLLHVSPSGFYARQRRSPSPWAQDCQRLTAAIRIIHADSDGVYGSPKIWQVLRRQGEGCGKHRVARLMQRERLRGIPAPTRWKRRRSGDRPAGITNQLARDFSAPGPNAKWVTDITYIPTQEGWLYLAVVLDLFSRQVIGWSMQPQLGRDLVLQAVLMAVWQRTSAAPVILHSDRGTQYTSQEFQAFLQAHGIVSSMSGVGSCYDNAVAESFFGLLKRERVHRRQYQTRAEARADIFDYIERFYNHQRSHSFTQGLAPKNFREQHDPQSSLTRP, encoded by the coding sequence ATGATTCAACGTTGTCGCACCATGTTTCCTCTGCGTCTGATGTGTCGTCTCCTCCACGTCTCCCCGAGTGGGTTTTATGCCCGGCAGCGCCGCTCTCCGAGTCCCTGGGCTCAAGACTGTCAGCGCCTGACGGCCGCCATTCGCATCATCCATGCAGACAGTGATGGGGTCTATGGGAGCCCGAAGATCTGGCAGGTGTTACGCAGGCAAGGCGAGGGCTGTGGGAAACATCGTGTTGCCCGTTTAATGCAACGGGAGCGGTTGCGAGGGATTCCTGCTCCCACGCGTTGGAAACGGCGGAGATCTGGAGACCGACCGGCTGGAATCACGAATCAGTTGGCCCGGGATTTTTCAGCCCCAGGTCCGAATGCCAAATGGGTGACGGATATCACCTATATTCCCACGCAAGAAGGCTGGCTGTACTTGGCGGTGGTGCTCGATTTGTTCTCTCGGCAAGTGATTGGGTGGTCGATGCAGCCACAACTGGGACGGGACCTGGTCCTCCAAGCCGTGCTGATGGCCGTGTGGCAGCGGACGAGTGCGGCCCCTGTCATCCTGCATTCCGACCGAGGCACCCAGTATACCTCACAGGAGTTTCAAGCCTTTCTCCAGGCTCATGGGATTGTCAGCAGTATGAGTGGCGTGGGAAGTTGTTATGACAATGCCGTGGCAGAGAGTTTCTTTGGCCTCCTCAAACGAGAGCGAGTCCATCGGCGGCAGTACCAAACCCGGGCAGAGGCCCGCGCCGATATTTTTGACTACATTGAGCGGTTTTACAATCATCAGCGGAGCCACTCCTTTACTCAGGGACTGGCCCCGAAGAATTTTAGGGAGCAACACGATCCACAGTCTTCTTTAACCCGTCCGTGA